One Nostoc punctiforme PCC 73102 DNA window includes the following coding sequences:
- a CDS encoding transcriptional regulator — protein sequence MDQYSGTRQKSQRRPRTSDGKFETDYGDSPKRLRSIRLTDEAWEKLLEIADKNQVTRSEVIEIFARGGELY from the coding sequence ATGGATCAATATTCAGGCACTAGACAAAAATCTCAAAGACGACCCCGTACATCAGATGGTAAATTTGAAACTGATTATGGAGATTCACCCAAACGGTTAAGGTCAATTCGCTTAACCGATGAAGCATGGGAGAAACTACTAGAAATAGCGGATAAAAATCAAGTAACCAGAAGTGAAGTCATAGAAATTTTCGCTCGCGGTGGCGAATTATATTAA
- a CDS encoding tyrosine-type recombinase/integrase, translating to MSVNLASLVTQFLERHGLANSTIRSYESTLMPLLQLYGSWSLEIIDREILVEYLNNLNNVSYITHHRHQAVITALFNFAVEYRYIKSNPISHLKRRKPNPRIGEHNSDSVVRYLTQHQLSILYQAIKKDARLNALVHLLHSSGARIAEILALDLSDIDFTARSFQVIGKGNKQRWCFYNEDTDFCLNNYIKYYRHPQINALFTAQKPNNQQVSRLSYATAYSTLVNSAKNIPELEGVGFHQLRHTFASQRVGIMGVEELRALMGHEKIQTTLRYSKVTSLRAQEVALHAFKKIPPFGQ from the coding sequence ATGAGTGTTAATTTAGCATCATTAGTCACTCAGTTTTTAGAGCGTCATGGACTGGCTAACTCTACTATTCGCTCTTATGAATCAACTTTAATGCCTTTGCTCCAACTTTATGGTAGTTGGTCGCTAGAAATTATTGACCGAGAAATTTTGGTTGAATACCTCAATAATTTAAATAACGTATCATATATCACTCATCATCGTCATCAAGCAGTAATTACAGCCTTATTTAACTTTGCTGTTGAGTACCGTTATATCAAATCAAACCCCATTTCTCATCTCAAACGGCGTAAACCAAATCCACGGATAGGAGAGCATAATTCAGATAGTGTTGTGCGATATCTGACACAACATCAATTAAGTATTCTTTACCAAGCTATCAAAAAAGATGCCAGACTTAATGCTTTAGTGCATTTGCTACATAGCAGTGGAGCCAGAATAGCAGAAATACTAGCTTTGGATTTATCAGATATTGATTTTACCGCTCGTTCATTTCAAGTTATCGGTAAGGGGAACAAGCAACGATGGTGTTTCTACAACGAAGATACTGACTTCTGTTTGAATAATTACATCAAATACTACCGACATCCCCAGATAAATGCTTTATTTACGGCTCAAAAACCGAATAATCAGCAAGTATCTCGTCTTTCCTATGCTACAGCTTACTCTACACTTGTAAACTCCGCTAAAAACATTCCAGAACTAGAAGGTGTTGGCTTTCACCAACTCAGACATACTTTTGCATCCCAGAGAGTTGGAATCATGGGAGTTGAGGAACTTCGTGCATTGATGGGGCATGAAAAAATTCAAACTACTCTTCGCTACTCTAAAGTCACATCCCTTCGTGCCCAAGAAGTAGCGCTTCATGCTTTTAAGAAAATACCACCGTTTGGACAATAA
- a CDS encoding double zinc ribbon domain-containing protein: MNVSVTDAAPKPAETLSCYIQRVRNSLSLTQLELSTKAGIHVQTIRKIEAGGTSRLNQKAKSGLAAALGIPQEYLDAVVKKVSLEAITSLKFCPKCWTPGTTLDPMWTSLRSKYCFACGTQLRDRCLSCHEPIVSLKFKFCPHCGKSYKQTE, encoded by the coding sequence ATGAATGTATCTGTGACGGATGCGGCTCCTAAGCCAGCAGAGACGTTGAGTTGTTACATTCAACGAGTCCGTAACTCTCTATCTCTAACTCAATTGGAGTTAAGTACAAAAGCCGGAATCCATGTCCAGACTATTCGCAAAATTGAAGCAGGAGGAACATCTCGACTCAATCAAAAAGCTAAATCTGGTTTGGCTGCGGCCTTAGGTATCCCTCAAGAATATTTAGATGCCGTTGTCAAAAAAGTATCACTTGAAGCTATAACTTCGCTCAAATTTTGCCCAAAATGTTGGACACCGGGGACAACTCTTGACCCCATGTGGACTTCTTTACGGTCAAAATATTGCTTTGCGTGCGGGACGCAATTGCGAGATAGATGTTTGAGTTGTCACGAACCAATTGTGTCGCTCAAGTTTAAATTTTGTCCACATTGCGGCAAATCCTATAAGCAAACTGAATAA
- a CDS encoding DUF4158 domain-containing protein, whose amino-acid sequence MPVEFLSGEQEKRYGCYNGEPSAEQLAKYFYLDDLDKELIKKRRGNHNRLGLGLQLCTVRFLGTFLTDPTDVPLLVVDYLTSQLGQLDASCLEQYRISETKWEHTALIKQRYGYQEFHSQPEHWKLVRWLYQRSTLSAESPSILFDLTTARLAERKILLPGVSVLARLVASVRERAANRLFKVLSSLPNKKQIEILEKLLLIKELARYSTLDRLRHSPTRVNAKSMLVAINRLSEIRSFGISDIDLSRIPPTRVNF is encoded by the coding sequence ATGCCAGTTGAATTTTTAAGTGGCGAACAAGAGAAAAGATATGGATGTTACAACGGTGAACCATCTGCTGAACAACTAGCAAAGTATTTTTACTTGGATGATCTTGACAAAGAGCTGATTAAAAAACGACGAGGGAATCATAACCGCTTGGGTTTGGGATTGCAGTTATGTACCGTCCGCTTTTTAGGGACTTTTTTAACTGACCCAACAGACGTTCCTTTACTGGTGGTTGATTATCTGACATCTCAATTGGGTCAGTTGGATGCAAGCTGCTTAGAACAATATAGAATTTCCGAAACCAAATGGGAGCATACAGCGTTAATCAAACAACGCTATGGCTACCAAGAATTTCACTCCCAACCTGAACATTGGAAACTGGTGCGTTGGCTTTACCAAAGGTCAACTTTGAGCGCGGAATCTCCCAGTATTTTATTTGACCTAACTACAGCGCGGTTGGCAGAACGGAAAATACTGTTACCGGGAGTGAGTGTTTTAGCACGGTTAGTGGCATCAGTACGTGAAAGAGCAGCTAACCGTCTTTTTAAGGTTTTGTCTTCACTCCCCAACAAAAAGCAAATTGAAATACTCGAAAAACTGTTACTCATAAAAGAGTTAGCACGTTACTCAACTCTCGACCGTTTGCGTCACTCTCCGACTCGCGTCAATGCCAAATCTATGTTAGTGGCGATTAATCGTTTGTCGGAAATACGGTCGTTTGGGATTTCTGACATTGATTTATCTAGAATCCCACCGACACGAGTGAATTTTTAG
- a CDS encoding Tn3 family transposase, with protein sequence MPDNKRIATLLAFTYLLEYTATDDVIDLFDLLVKGLLSKSKREGEQQRLRTLKDLDAAALKLAEVVEVLIDNECDDINVRIEAFTRVSQEQLSQAVAKVKSLARPEDDEYYDLLLSRWRGIRIFLPSLLSQIEFSSSENAAHILDALLFLRSIEGQNRPDMSAAPLKVITKGWTRYCINSNGTIDRKAYTFCVLQSLRSALRRRDVFVAKSQRYCDPRAKLLSDEAWSAQRAGICRTLDFQPTFDSSLSILKQELDEAYRRTAANFENNTAVRIEHKDGKDNLVLTPIDKLVDPPSLITLKRQVTAMLPKVDLPEVMLDN encoded by the coding sequence ATGCCTGATAATAAGAGAATTGCCACCTTACTGGCATTTACTTATTTACTGGAATATACGGCAACAGATGATGTAATTGATTTATTCGATTTACTTGTTAAAGGGTTGTTATCGAAATCTAAGCGGGAGGGTGAACAACAACGTCTGCGAACGCTCAAAGATTTAGATGCCGCCGCACTCAAACTAGCGGAGGTGGTCGAAGTACTTATAGACAACGAGTGCGACGATATTAATGTCAGAATTGAAGCTTTTACCAGAGTCAGTCAAGAACAATTGAGTCAAGCTGTAGCTAAAGTCAAATCATTGGCCCGTCCAGAAGATGATGAGTATTATGATTTGCTACTGTCTCGCTGGCGTGGAATCCGTATTTTCCTCCCTTCACTGCTTTCTCAAATTGAGTTTTCATCTTCCGAGAATGCAGCACATATTTTAGATGCACTCTTATTTTTACGTTCTATTGAGGGTCAAAATCGACCCGACATGAGTGCTGCACCACTCAAAGTAATTACCAAAGGGTGGACACGGTATTGCATTAATTCCAATGGCACAATTGACCGTAAAGCTTATACGTTCTGCGTTTTACAATCTTTAAGGTCGGCGTTGCGTCGTCGGGATGTGTTTGTGGCCAAAAGTCAGCGTTACTGTGACCCCCGTGCCAAACTTCTTAGTGATGAAGCATGGTCAGCACAACGGGCAGGTATATGTCGGACTTTAGATTTCCAACCGACTTTTGATTCATCACTCTCTATCTTAAAACAAGAATTGGATGAGGCTTACCGTCGCACTGCTGCTAACTTCGAGAACAATACTGCGGTACGCATTGAACACAAAGATGGAAAAGATAATTTGGTATTGACTCCAATAGATAAACTGGTTGACCCGCCCAGTTTGATAACGCTTAAAAGGCAAGTGACAGCCATGTTGCCAAAAGTTGATCTGCCGGAGGTAATGCTTGATAATTAA
- a CDS encoding transposase, producing MLPSFYQKFLEKYLSQSQLITLKMLVWLLQNQKQVRLERLAATLPLPIQQNSRRRHLQRFLTLNALSVVLLWFPIIEEILGKQIKAGSQVIIALYRTQWKENNVLMVSVIYQKRAWPIYWCLLEKDGCSNFQEQQKVLRPVIRLLKNYKIVIIGDREFHSIELAEWLHRKNLSFVFRQKKDTTFREKRQKFQP from the coding sequence ATGTTGCCCTCATTCTATCAAAAGTTTTTAGAGAAATACCTGAGTCAATCACAGTTAATAACTTTGAAGATGTTGGTGTGGTTGTTACAAAATCAAAAACAAGTCAGATTAGAAAGGCTGGCTGCAACACTACCTTTACCCATACAGCAAAATAGTCGGAGGCGACACTTACAAAGATTCCTAACGCTGAATGCTTTGAGTGTAGTGTTACTGTGGTTTCCCATAATTGAAGAGATACTTGGTAAGCAAATCAAAGCTGGCTCACAAGTAATTATTGCACTATATAGAACACAATGGAAAGAAAATAATGTGCTAATGGTAAGTGTAATTTACCAAAAAAGAGCATGGCCAATATATTGGTGCTTGTTAGAAAAAGATGGTTGCAGTAACTTCCAAGAGCAACAAAAAGTTTTACGCCCAGTGATTCGCTTGTTAAAAAATTACAAAATAGTGATTATTGGCGATAGAGAGTTTCATAGTATAGAATTAGCGGAGTGGTTACACAGGAAGAATCTCAGCTTTGTATTCCGTCAAAAAAAGGACACAACCTTCCGAGAGAAAAGACAAAAATTTCAGCCTTGA
- a CDS encoding transposase, producing the protein MTQKRGFGRFNLAVYWKRKYRNKQEPEPWYLLTNLPDLETAAQIYGARFGIEAMFRDCKTGGYNLEGSKANPDRLVRLIFLIALAMTSAWLHGQRTKLQKQESYICRTQEKSRTSKRHSNFWIGLYGQNWIVAWNECQAWVEELVASIRNKQSFYLRGLRAMKLIQKAL; encoded by the coding sequence TTGACTCAAAAACGAGGGTTTGGCAGATTTAATTTAGCAGTATATTGGAAAAGAAAATATCGCAATAAACAGGAACCAGAACCTTGGTATTTATTAACTAATCTGCCTGATTTAGAAACTGCTGCTCAAATCTACGGAGCGCGTTTCGGCATTGAAGCTATGTTCCGTGATTGTAAAACAGGTGGTTATAATCTCGAAGGTTCTAAAGCTAATCCTGATAGACTTGTGCGTTTAATTTTCTTAATTGCTTTAGCCATGACAAGTGCTTGGTTACACGGACAAAGAACTAAATTGCAAAAACAAGAATCTTATATTTGTCGCACTCAAGAAAAAAGTCGAACTTCTAAACGACATAGTAATTTTTGGATAGGTTTATATGGTCAAAATTGGATAGTCGCTTGGAATGAATGTCAAGCATGGGTTGAGGAACTGGTCGCTTCCATTCGCAATAAGCAGAGCTTTTATCTCAGGGGTTTAAGGGCTATGAAGCTTATACAGAAAGCACTTTAG